A single window of Trueperaceae bacterium DNA harbors:
- a CDS encoding glycosyltransferase family 9 protein: MPLSPGVERIAVLRSNGIGDLVFALPALAALRSAYPRARITLLGRSWHEELLAGRPGPVDEVVTVPPWRGVGDDREDPDAVEAFFEAMREREFDLALQLHGGGANSNPFVSRLGARLTVGMRAPGAPALDLTFPYIYYQQEVMRLLEVVSLVGATPVELEPRIAVTERDREEARAFLSRMGGTAEDAPIAALNAGAGDTRRRWPTEKFAQVGDALMREGCRVVVTGSSADRPLAAAIEGSMRSTPLIAAGELSLGGVLGLFERSRVVVSNDSGPLHLAAAVAAPTVGIFWCGNLINAGPLFRSRRRPQISWRLDCPVCGVDCTRGSCEHGESFVADVAVDEVTEAAIDLFHSARAGSEGPTSPQALSPLGEPEQQGRGGGQEG, translated from the coding sequence GTGCCGTTGAGCCCTGGGGTCGAGCGGATCGCCGTACTTCGCTCTAACGGCATCGGCGACCTCGTCTTCGCCCTGCCGGCCCTCGCCGCCTTGCGGTCCGCGTACCCGCGCGCCCGCATTACCCTCCTGGGCCGCAGCTGGCACGAGGAGCTGCTCGCCGGCAGGCCGGGGCCGGTGGACGAGGTGGTGACCGTGCCCCCTTGGCGGGGAGTAGGGGACGACCGCGAGGACCCGGATGCCGTAGAGGCGTTCTTCGAGGCGATGAGGGAGCGGGAGTTCGATCTCGCCCTGCAGCTCCACGGCGGTGGAGCCAACTCGAACCCGTTCGTTTCGCGCCTCGGCGCCCGGCTTACGGTAGGCATGAGGGCGCCGGGCGCTCCCGCTCTCGACCTGACCTTCCCCTACATTTACTACCAGCAGGAGGTCATGCGCCTGCTGGAAGTGGTGTCGCTGGTTGGCGCCACCCCTGTCGAATTGGAGCCACGGATCGCCGTTACGGAGCGGGACAGGGAGGAGGCGCGAGCCTTCCTGTCACGGATGGGCGGGACAGCTGAGGATGCTCCGATAGCTGCTCTGAACGCCGGCGCGGGCGACACCCGGCGACGCTGGCCCACCGAGAAGTTCGCGCAGGTCGGCGACGCTCTGATGAGGGAGGGCTGCCGGGTAGTGGTCACCGGCAGCAGCGCCGACCGGCCCCTCGCCGCGGCGATCGAGGGTTCGATGCGGAGCACGCCGCTGATCGCTGCCGGCGAGCTGAGCCTGGGTGGGGTCCTGGGGCTCTTCGAACGAAGCCGGGTCGTGGTCTCGAACGACTCGGGACCGCTTCACCTGGCGGCGGCGGTGGCCGCCCCTACCGTAGGGATCTTCTGGTGCGGGAACCTGATCAACGCCGGCCCGCTGTTCCGGTCGCGCCGTCGGCCGCAGATCTCGTGGCGTCTCGACTGCCCCGTCTGCGGCGTGGACTGCACCCGGGGGAGCTGCGAGCACGGTGAGTCGTTCGTCGCCGACGTCGCGGTGGATGAGGTGACCGAAGCGGCCATCGACCTGTTCCACTCGGCGCGAGCGGGTAGCGAGGGCCCGACCTCG
- a CDS encoding glycosyltransferase family 9 protein: protein MTGEPDPGHLGEGGAVGHQGALRQRSRSGAWQAARRILCVRLDGLGDLVMTGPAIRALAESGARRRITLLTSKAGARAASLLPGIDEVIAYEAPWMKATPAGRGSEPDGRMISRLRAATFDAAVIFTVYSQSPLPAALLLHLADVPLRLAFCRENPYHLLSDWAEETEPQETIRHEVRRHLDLVAQVGARPTDERLRVEPRRQAREKVVDLLGRHGLVGARDWYAVHPGASAASRRYPPESFARAISSLWRRQRLIPVLTGSGEEAALTAAIVDAAGVPAVNLAGRLDLHELTALLEQAPLLLSNNTGPAHLAAGVGTPVVDLYALTNPQHTPWQVPARVLYRDVPCRFCYRSVCPQGHHACLRGVPPDEVAEAVAELLARTEDRSAAAPAGECGDRTALAGVP from the coding sequence GTGACCGGGGAACCGGATCCGGGGCACCTCGGCGAGGGTGGAGCTGTGGGACACCAGGGCGCGCTCCGGCAGCGGTCACGATCCGGCGCGTGGCAGGCGGCGCGGAGGATCCTCTGCGTCCGCCTCGACGGTCTGGGCGACCTGGTGATGACCGGCCCGGCCATCCGTGCCCTGGCCGAATCGGGAGCGCGCCGGCGGATCACCCTCCTCACGTCGAAGGCCGGCGCACGCGCGGCCTCGCTCCTGCCCGGCATCGACGAGGTCATCGCCTACGAGGCGCCATGGATGAAGGCGACTCCGGCCGGCAGGGGCAGCGAGCCGGACGGACGGATGATCTCGCGACTGAGGGCCGCCACGTTCGACGCTGCCGTGATATTCACGGTCTACAGCCAGAGTCCGCTTCCGGCCGCTCTGCTCCTCCACCTCGCGGACGTGCCGTTGCGACTGGCCTTCTGCCGCGAGAACCCGTACCACCTGCTCAGCGACTGGGCGGAGGAGACCGAACCGCAGGAGACGATCCGGCACGAGGTAAGGCGGCACCTCGACCTCGTGGCCCAGGTGGGCGCCCGGCCGACCGATGAGCGACTGCGGGTGGAGCCGCGCCGGCAGGCGCGGGAGAAGGTAGTGGACCTCCTCGGGCGGCACGGCCTCGTGGGCGCCCGGGACTGGTACGCCGTTCACCCGGGAGCAAGTGCCGCATCGAGGCGCTACCCACCCGAGTCGTTCGCCCGGGCGATCAGCTCGCTCTGGCGTCGCCAGCGGCTCATCCCTGTACTCACCGGAAGCGGGGAGGAGGCTGCGCTTACCGCCGCGATTGTCGACGCGGCAGGCGTCCCCGCGGTGAACCTCGCCGGGCGACTCGACCTGCACGAGTTGACGGCGCTCCTCGAGCAGGCACCGTTACTGCTGTCGAACAACACCGGACCCGCCCATCTTGCCGCCGGTGTCGGCACGCCCGTGGTTGACCTCTACGCTCTGACCAACCCTCAGCACACGCCCTGGCAGGTCCCCGCCCGCGTCCTCTACCGAGACGTGCCCTGCCGGTTCTGCTACCGCTCCGTTTGCCCGCAGGGGCATCATGCCTGCCTGCGGGGGGTGCCGCCGGATGAGGTTGCGGAGGCAGTGGCAGAGCTGCTGGCCCGGACTGAAGACCGCTCCGCCGCGGCTCCTGCGGGCGAGTGCGGGGATCGCACGGCATTGGCAGGTGTTCCGTGA
- the rfaE2 gene encoding D-glycero-beta-D-manno-heptose 1-phosphate adenylyltransferase — MQRDLLQLIRGFSGLDVLVIGEAMLDAYLNGSADRLCREAPVPVVGLSERSDRPGGAANAAMNVAGLGAHVSYLGVVGPDDDGLRLRNELEAGGIDPGDLVVSEARQTLSKCRVFAAGQMLMRLDQGSYEPLDRAAEAELIGRLSESFERADLIIVSDYGYGVVTPQVIEALERLMRRNPRPLVVDAKYPERYRRLPVTAVKPNYGEVARLLGLSRKSQGRIEQLEPFEDQLLEATGARIVAATLDEEGALVFERSAPPYRTYSRPMPHSNATGAGDTYTAALALALAAGADTPGAAECASAAARLVVSKDGTTVCRREELLAWLGAGEKILHGRGDVATHVEALRKEGRRIVFTNGCFDILHRGHVTCLSRAKALGDVLIVGINGDAGVRALKGPERPINPLEDRVQVLSALSCVDHIVPFDEPTPAELLKLVRPDVFVKGGDYSEESLPEASLVKRLGGRVELLPYLDGRSTTGIIERVRGSDAEAPRRAAGGGPA; from the coding sequence ATGCAACGCGACCTACTCCAACTGATCCGAGGATTCAGCGGACTCGACGTGCTCGTCATTGGTGAGGCGATGCTCGACGCCTACCTGAACGGTTCCGCCGACAGACTGTGCCGCGAGGCGCCGGTACCCGTGGTGGGCCTGAGCGAACGCAGCGACAGGCCGGGGGGCGCCGCGAACGCCGCGATGAACGTAGCCGGCCTGGGGGCGCACGTCTCCTACCTGGGAGTGGTGGGGCCCGACGATGACGGTCTCCGGCTCAGGAACGAGCTCGAGGCGGGCGGCATCGACCCGGGCGACCTGGTCGTGAGCGAAGCGCGCCAGACCCTCAGCAAGTGCCGCGTCTTCGCCGCCGGTCAGATGCTCATGCGGCTCGATCAGGGAAGCTACGAACCGCTGGACAGGGCAGCCGAGGCGGAGTTGATCGGTCGTTTGAGCGAGTCGTTCGAGCGAGCCGACCTGATCATCGTCTCGGACTACGGCTACGGGGTGGTGACGCCGCAGGTGATCGAAGCCCTGGAGCGGCTGATGCGGCGCAACCCGCGGCCGCTGGTTGTGGACGCCAAATATCCGGAACGCTACCGGCGACTGCCGGTGACCGCGGTCAAGCCGAACTACGGGGAGGTCGCCCGGCTCCTGGGGCTGAGCCGGAAGTCGCAGGGTCGGATCGAGCAGCTCGAACCGTTCGAAGACCAGCTGCTGGAAGCGACCGGGGCCAGGATCGTCGCCGCCACCCTCGACGAGGAAGGGGCTCTCGTCTTCGAGCGGAGCGCTCCTCCCTACCGCACCTACTCCCGACCGATGCCGCACAGCAACGCGACTGGCGCCGGCGACACCTATACCGCCGCTCTTGCCCTGGCTCTCGCCGCCGGGGCCGACACTCCTGGCGCGGCGGAGTGCGCATCGGCGGCTGCCCGCCTGGTGGTCTCGAAGGACGGCACCACCGTTTGCAGGCGCGAGGAGCTGCTCGCCTGGCTCGGTGCCGGCGAGAAGATCCTCCACGGTCGGGGCGACGTGGCGACCCACGTCGAGGCGCTGCGCAAGGAGGGGCGCCGCATCGTCTTCACCAACGGCTGCTTCGACATCCTCCACCGCGGCCACGTCACCTGCCTCAGTCGCGCCAAGGCCCTGGGCGACGTCCTCATCGTCGGGATCAACGGCGACGCCGGAGTTCGCGCCCTCAAGGGCCCCGAACGGCCGATCAACCCGCTCGAGGACAGGGTCCAGGTGCTCTCTGCCCTCTCCTGCGTGGATCACATCGTGCCGTTCGACGAACCGACTCCGGCGGAGCTGCTGAAGCTGGTAAGGCCGGACGTGTTCGTGAAGGGGGGCGACTACAGCGAGGAATCGTTGCCCGAAGCGTCGCTGGTCAAACGTCTGGGCGGACGAGTAGAACTCCTCCCCTACCTCGACGGGCGCTCGACGACCGGGATCATCGAACGGGTGCGAGGAAGCGACGCCGAGGCGCCCAGGAGAGCGGCCGGGGGTGGCCCGGCGTGA
- a CDS encoding HAD family hydrolase, protein MAVTAAEPRPAVFLDKDGTLVANVPYNVEPDRMELLPGAGRALRRLQDAGYALVVVTNQSGVARGYFPPTALRAVRWRLESLLDPFGVRLDDFRACVHHPKGVVAPYARECDCRKPKPGLLLGAAVANGIDLSRSWMVGDILDDVEAGCRAGCRTVLLDGPGVGGETEWLPGECRDPDCTAGDLEAAAEAILATPVRPKEARCNATYSN, encoded by the coding sequence GTGGCCGTAACCGCAGCCGAACCGCGTCCGGCTGTCTTCCTCGACAAGGACGGTACCCTGGTTGCGAACGTCCCTTACAACGTCGAGCCGGACAGGATGGAGTTGCTGCCGGGAGCCGGAAGGGCGCTGCGGCGGCTGCAGGACGCCGGCTACGCTCTCGTCGTCGTGACCAACCAGTCCGGAGTGGCGCGCGGATACTTCCCGCCCACCGCGCTGAGAGCGGTCCGCTGGCGCCTCGAGTCGTTGCTCGATCCGTTCGGCGTTCGGCTCGACGACTTCCGGGCCTGCGTGCACCACCCAAAGGGGGTGGTGGCGCCCTACGCCCGTGAATGCGACTGCCGGAAGCCCAAGCCGGGGCTGCTCCTGGGCGCCGCCGTGGCGAACGGTATCGACCTGAGCAGGTCGTGGATGGTAGGCGACATCCTCGATGACGTCGAGGCCGGTTGCCGCGCCGGGTGCCGAACTGTGCTCCTCGACGGACCTGGAGTGGGCGGCGAAACCGAATGGCTCCCGGGCGAGTGCCGGGACCCCGACTGCACGGCAGGTGACCTGGAGGCAGCGGCGGAAGCCATACTCGCGACCCCCGTACGACCTAAGGAGGCGCGATGCAACGCGACCTACTCCAACTGA
- a CDS encoding SDR family oxidoreductase, protein MNGIEGRSALVTGGGSGLGAETSRVLAASGAHVLVADLDPQAAEKVAASLRDCPGEAAAIRLDVSDPESAREAVEAAEERFGSLDILVNNAGTDRTVAFDELTIEEWQRVIGVNLHGAYLMSHFAFPGMKRRGRGHIVNIASTAARRTWANAAAYHASKWGLLGLSHSLHVEGREVGVAVTALIAGGMRTPFIMERFPDTDPGLLQEPRNVAEAIRFVLQQPPGTVIPELMVLPMRETSWP, encoded by the coding sequence ATGAACGGAATCGAAGGAAGGAGCGCCCTCGTCACCGGGGGCGGAAGCGGCCTGGGCGCCGAGACCAGCCGAGTACTCGCAGCGTCGGGCGCCCACGTGCTGGTGGCCGACCTCGACCCGCAGGCGGCCGAGAAGGTGGCGGCTTCTCTGCGTGACTGCCCAGGTGAAGCCGCAGCTATCCGACTCGACGTGAGCGACCCTGAGTCGGCCCGCGAGGCGGTCGAGGCAGCCGAGGAGCGCTTCGGGTCCCTCGACATCCTGGTGAACAATGCCGGTACCGACCGGACAGTCGCTTTCGACGAACTCACCATCGAGGAGTGGCAGAGGGTGATCGGCGTGAACCTGCACGGCGCCTACCTGATGTCCCACTTCGCCTTCCCCGGGATGAAGCGACGCGGCAGGGGCCACATCGTCAACATCGCTTCCACCGCGGCCCGCCGAACCTGGGCGAACGCCGCCGCATATCACGCCTCCAAGTGGGGTCTCCTGGGACTCAGCCACTCGCTCCACGTCGAAGGGCGCGAGGTCGGGGTGGCGGTGACCGCGCTCATCGCCGGCGGGATGCGCACCCCGTTCATCATGGAGCGTTTCCCCGACACCGATCCCGGACTGCTGCAGGAACCGCGCAACGTTGCCGAGGCGATCCGGTTCGTGCTCCAGCAACCGCCCGGCACGGTGATCCCGGAGCTTATGGTCCTGCCGATGCGGGAGACCTCGTGGCCGTAA
- a CDS encoding glycosyltransferase, with translation MNIAMISEHASPLAALGGADSGGQNVYVAQVASELGRRGNRVVVFTRRDDPGLPDELDCGDNVRLVHVEAGPPRPVRKEELLPFMAEFRRNVSAWLDGSPIDFDLVHAHFFMSGLVADELREARGLPYVITFHALGKVRRRHQGTADTFPDERFEIEERVARNAAAVIAECDQDFHDLQGLYGAPAERIRTVPCGFSTREFGPLPQAQARQRLSLPTDEPVILQLGRMVRRKGVEEVIRGLSRLVHDYRQRALLVVVGGESPEPDPVRTPELGRLMGIAREEGVEELVRFEGQRDRRHLRDYYCAADVFVSTPWYEPFGITPLEAMACGVPVLGSAVGGLKSTVVDGETGFLVPPRNPEAIAERLAVMLREPKILARMRERALARAGEYTWQRVTDLLEDVYEEALGRSALPVPAIVASRDRVPGGTFRAAASPTIAATIPVTSSRDASEPEGGSR, from the coding sequence ATGAACATCGCGATGATAAGCGAGCACGCCTCGCCGTTGGCAGCCCTTGGAGGGGCCGACAGCGGCGGGCAGAACGTCTACGTAGCGCAGGTTGCAAGCGAACTGGGACGCCGCGGCAACAGGGTGGTGGTCTTCACCCGGCGCGACGATCCCGGCCTGCCTGACGAACTCGACTGCGGCGACAACGTCCGCCTGGTGCATGTGGAGGCGGGACCGCCCCGGCCGGTACGCAAGGAGGAACTCCTCCCGTTCATGGCCGAGTTCAGGCGGAACGTCTCGGCCTGGCTCGACGGATCGCCGATCGACTTCGATCTGGTGCACGCCCACTTCTTCATGTCGGGGCTGGTCGCCGACGAGCTTCGTGAAGCGCGCGGGCTGCCGTACGTGATCACATTCCATGCACTCGGCAAGGTGAGGCGGCGCCACCAAGGAACGGCCGACACCTTCCCCGACGAACGTTTCGAGATCGAGGAGCGGGTCGCTCGGAATGCCGCTGCCGTGATCGCAGAGTGCGATCAGGACTTCCACGACCTGCAGGGGCTCTACGGGGCCCCGGCCGAGCGGATAAGGACGGTACCGTGCGGTTTCTCGACCCGCGAGTTCGGTCCTCTGCCCCAGGCCCAGGCGCGGCAGCGCCTTTCGCTGCCGACGGACGAGCCGGTGATACTGCAACTGGGCCGGATGGTGCGGCGCAAGGGCGTGGAAGAGGTCATCCGGGGCCTCTCGCGGCTGGTACACGATTACCGTCAACGAGCCTTGCTGGTAGTAGTCGGCGGCGAAAGCCCGGAGCCGGACCCGGTGCGGACGCCGGAGCTAGGAAGGCTGATGGGCATAGCTCGCGAGGAGGGGGTCGAGGAGCTGGTCCGCTTCGAGGGCCAGAGGGACAGGCGCCACCTTCGTGACTACTACTGCGCCGCCGACGTCTTCGTGAGCACTCCCTGGTACGAGCCGTTCGGGATCACTCCGCTCGAGGCGATGGCCTGCGGGGTGCCGGTCCTGGGTTCGGCCGTGGGCGGGTTGAAGAGCACGGTGGTCGACGGCGAGACAGGCTTCCTGGTCCCGCCACGCAACCCCGAAGCGATCGCCGAGCGACTCGCCGTCATGCTGCGCGAGCCGAAGATACTGGCGCGCATGCGCGAACGGGCGCTGGCGCGCGCCGGGGAGTACACCTGGCAGCGCGTCACGGACCTGCTCGAGGACGTCTACGAGGAGGCGCTCGGGAGGTCCGCTCTCCCGGTACCGGCGATCGTGGCCTCCAGGGACCGCGTCCCCGGAGGAACATTCCGGGCGGCGGCCAGCCCCACGATCGCTGCGACGATCCCGGTCACCAGCTCGCGCGACGCTTCGGAGCCCGAGGGGGGCAGCCGATGA
- a CDS encoding glycosyltransferase family 4 protein: MRRPRVLTWHVHGAYLYYLTQTDAEFILPVREDRSDGYGGRVGDHPWGANVREVAWDRIRSEQIDVVLCQSRRNYEVDRFDILSDEQLELPLVYVEHDPPREHPTDTRHPLDDPNALLVHVTHFNDLMWDSNRTPTRVIEHGVVVPYGVEYSGELERGLVVINQLEKRGRRLGADIFLRAREELPIDLIGMEARSLGGLGEVPHSQVPAFASRYRLFFNPIRYTSLGLAVCEAMAAGIPIVALATTEMATVIENDVNGYADTDTEGLIGRMRMLLEDPQLARRLGEGSRATARERFGIDRFAREWGAALREVAANRAGRLVEAAS; this comes from the coding sequence GTGAGGCGCCCGCGCGTTCTCACCTGGCACGTCCACGGCGCCTACCTCTACTACCTGACTCAGACCGACGCCGAGTTCATCCTGCCGGTGCGGGAGGATCGCTCGGACGGCTACGGCGGTCGAGTGGGCGACCACCCCTGGGGAGCGAACGTGCGCGAGGTGGCGTGGGACCGGATCCGCTCGGAGCAGATCGACGTGGTCCTCTGCCAGTCGCGTCGCAACTACGAGGTAGACCGCTTCGACATCCTCTCCGATGAACAGTTGGAGCTACCGCTCGTCTACGTCGAGCACGATCCACCCAGAGAGCACCCGACCGACACGCGCCACCCGTTGGACGATCCGAACGCGCTTCTGGTTCACGTCACCCATTTCAACGACCTGATGTGGGACTCGAACCGCACCCCGACTCGGGTCATCGAGCACGGGGTGGTGGTCCCGTACGGGGTCGAGTACAGCGGTGAGCTGGAGCGTGGCCTCGTCGTCATCAACCAGCTCGAGAAGCGCGGTCGAAGGCTGGGCGCCGACATCTTCCTGCGCGCCCGGGAGGAGTTGCCGATCGACCTGATCGGGATGGAGGCGCGTTCGCTCGGCGGTCTGGGCGAGGTGCCGCACTCACAGGTGCCCGCCTTCGCATCGCGCTACCGCCTCTTCTTCAACCCGATCCGCTACACCAGCCTGGGCCTCGCCGTGTGCGAGGCGATGGCAGCGGGGATACCGATCGTGGCCCTGGCGACGACGGAGATGGCCACGGTCATCGAGAACGACGTGAACGGCTACGCCGACACCGACACGGAGGGCCTCATCGGGCGGATGAGGATGTTGCTGGAGGACCCGCAGCTGGCGCGACGCCTGGGCGAGGGCTCCAGAGCGACCGCTCGCGAGCGCTTCGGCATAGATCGATTCGCCCGCGAATGGGGGGCGGCCTTGCGGGAGGTCGCCGCCAACCGAGCGGGACGACTGGTAGAAGCGGCGTCCTAG
- a CDS encoding helix-turn-helix domain-containing protein has protein sequence MIATELRFKDIAEALSSQAAHLLGAPTYVVDGDHRVVAASRPGWVGRFVRASQREQSLEVPVEIAGEDGWVVVGPPLDGGTVPAHLAQALVNLLVDQAAIVGTLPHGAELKNKIIHDLLHGSGENEATLVRQARLLGMDIEPPRAVILIDAGRYLFDGRNDENSRDDVARRSQTLIDEIVSFFQLPNDTICAYIGDGEVAVLKASDTRNLRHWADEEDVANSSSWANLAALKRAGRALLARLQSKTGVPLGIGIGRYHRGPGGLARSYGDARAALGLGQRLSGVNRVHSLDTLGVAAFVGVADERTKVELARHLLSPLDADPELINTLQVYFRENCHPTSAAESLGVHRNTLNYRLDKVALITGLDPRTFDHAVQIRLALVLRSLEKESTAA, from the coding sequence ATGATCGCTACCGAACTCCGCTTCAAGGACATCGCCGAAGCTCTGAGCAGCCAGGCTGCCCACCTGCTCGGCGCACCCACCTATGTGGTCGATGGCGATCACAGAGTAGTGGCCGCCAGCCGGCCCGGCTGGGTGGGACGGTTCGTACGCGCCAGCCAGCGCGAGCAGAGCCTCGAGGTGCCGGTCGAGATCGCAGGCGAGGACGGTTGGGTGGTGGTGGGCCCGCCCCTGGATGGAGGCACGGTTCCCGCCCATCTCGCCCAGGCGCTGGTGAACCTTCTCGTCGATCAGGCCGCGATCGTTGGCACCCTCCCCCACGGCGCAGAACTCAAAAACAAGATCATCCACGACCTGCTGCACGGGTCGGGGGAGAACGAGGCGACTCTCGTTCGACAGGCGCGCCTCCTGGGCATGGACATCGAGCCACCTCGGGCGGTCATCCTCATCGACGCCGGCCGCTACCTCTTCGATGGCCGCAACGACGAGAACTCGCGGGACGATGTAGCCCGTCGCTCCCAGACGCTGATCGACGAGATCGTTTCATTCTTCCAGCTCCCCAACGACACCATCTGCGCCTACATAGGCGACGGCGAAGTCGCGGTGCTGAAGGCGAGCGACACCCGCAATCTGCGCCACTGGGCCGACGAGGAGGACGTGGCCAACTCCTCCTCCTGGGCGAACCTGGCGGCGCTCAAACGGGCCGGTCGCGCCCTTCTGGCCCGCCTGCAGTCGAAGACGGGAGTGCCGCTCGGGATCGGGATCGGCCGTTACCACCGGGGCCCGGGAGGCCTCGCTCGTTCCTATGGCGACGCCAGGGCGGCACTGGGCCTGGGGCAGCGATTGAGCGGTGTGAACAGGGTGCACTCGCTCGACACCCTCGGGGTGGCCGCGTTCGTTGGGGTGGCGGACGAACGAACGAAAGTCGAGCTGGCCAGGCACCTGCTCAGTCCGCTCGACGCCGATCCAGAACTCATAAACACGCTGCAGGTCTACTTCCGCGAGAACTGCCACCCCACGAGTGCCGCCGAGAGCCTGGGTGTCCACCGCAACACCCTCAACTACCGGCTCGATAAGGTAGCTCTCATCACCGGCCTCGATCCCCGCACGTTCGACCATGCGGTCCAGATCAGGCTGGCGCTGGTACTGAGGTCGCTGGAGAAGGAGTCGACCGCAGCCTAG
- a CDS encoding beta-phosphoglucomutase family hydrolase, producing MQRGLIFDLDGVLSDTAELHYRSWRRLARELGLEFDRAANEALLGRSREEALELFLAGRPTDEDREELLRRKNGYFLESLAEFGTGDLAPGVLELLDAASLRGLSLGLASSSRNAKLVCQKLGILDRFEAVADGCSGLRPKPEPDIFLWVAGALGLPPACCTVIEDARAGVEAARRGGFRVVGVGPAERVGEADLVVGGLAGLDLDRLLGAGSR from the coding sequence GTGCAGCGTGGGCTGATCTTCGATCTGGATGGCGTACTCAGCGACACGGCCGAACTCCACTACCGCTCCTGGCGGCGACTAGCCCGGGAGTTGGGACTGGAGTTCGATCGCGCCGCCAACGAAGCCCTGCTGGGTCGCTCCCGTGAGGAAGCGCTCGAGCTGTTCCTGGCCGGCCGCCCGACGGATGAGGATCGCGAAGAACTGCTGCGGCGCAAGAACGGCTACTTCCTCGAGTCGTTGGCCGAGTTCGGCACGGGAGACCTCGCCCCGGGCGTGCTGGAGCTGCTGGATGCGGCGAGCCTCAGAGGCTTGTCCTTGGGGCTCGCTTCCTCGAGCCGCAATGCGAAGTTGGTGTGCCAGAAGCTGGGCATACTCGACCGGTTCGAGGCGGTGGCCGACGGTTGCAGCGGCCTCAGGCCCAAGCCGGAGCCCGATATCTTCCTCTGGGTGGCCGGGGCGCTCGGTTTGCCGCCCGCCTGTTGCACGGTCATAGAAGACGCGCGTGCGGGCGTGGAGGCGGCGCGGAGAGGCGGCTTCCGGGTCGTGGGAGTGGGCCCTGCCGAGCGGGTCGGGGAGGCCGATCTGGTGGTCGGCGGGCTCGCCGGCCTGGACCTCGATCGACTGCTGGGGGCGGGCAGCCGATGA
- the trpS gene encoding tryptophan--tRNA ligase, with product MTESRTATVDPPAQGVKPRVFSGMQPTGNLHLGNYLGALKQWVEKQDERDNIFCIVDLHALTIPESVDPRELKRNSRRVAALYLAAGIDPTKSLLFVQSHLHEHTELTWILECMTPLGWLQRMTQFKSKGKGSQSVGSGLLVYPVLQAADILLYDAELVPVGEDQVQHIELTRDIATRFNHLFGDVFVLPKAVVPQYGARVMGFDDPEVKMSKSLAHRGGHAVHLLDDDRTIRKTVMSAVTDSGRETRFEQASPGVRNLLSLYQTLREVSPEEVERTFEGSGYGDLKKAVLEAVLDTIRPIRERYEELMAQPQALDEILEAGANRARAIAAPTLERVKAAVGVG from the coding sequence ATGACAGAGAGCCGGACCGCCACCGTCGACCCGCCTGCGCAGGGCGTGAAACCGAGAGTCTTCTCGGGCATGCAGCCCACCGGTAACCTCCACCTGGGCAACTATCTGGGGGCCCTCAAGCAGTGGGTCGAGAAGCAGGACGAACGGGACAACATCTTCTGCATCGTCGACCTGCACGCCCTGACCATCCCCGAGTCGGTAGATCCGCGTGAGCTGAAGCGCAACTCGCGCCGCGTCGCCGCCCTCTACCTGGCGGCTGGCATCGATCCCACGAAGAGCCTGCTCTTCGTTCAGTCACACCTGCACGAACACACCGAGCTCACCTGGATCCTCGAGTGCATGACACCGCTGGGCTGGCTGCAGCGGATGACCCAGTTCAAGTCGAAGGGGAAGGGTTCGCAGAGCGTGGGCAGCGGCCTGCTCGTCTACCCGGTCCTGCAGGCTGCCGATATCCTGCTCTACGATGCCGAGCTCGTGCCGGTAGGCGAGGACCAGGTACAGCACATCGAACTCACCCGCGACATCGCGACCCGCTTCAACCACCTCTTCGGAGACGTCTTCGTGCTGCCCAAGGCGGTAGTCCCCCAGTACGGCGCGCGCGTGATGGGCTTCGACGATCCCGAGGTGAAGATGAGCAAGTCGCTGGCGCACCGCGGGGGCCACGCCGTACACCTGCTCGATGACGACAGGACGATCAGGAAGACGGTCATGTCGGCGGTCACCGACTCGGGGCGCGAGACCCGCTTCGAGCAGGCTTCTCCCGGAGTCAGGAACCTGCTTTCGCTCTACCAGACACTGCGCGAGGTGAGCCCCGAAGAGGTTGAGCGGACGTTCGAAGGGAGCGGCTACGGCGACCTGAAGAAGGCGGTGCTCGAGGCGGTACTGGACACCATCCGACCGATACGCGAACGCTACGAAGAGCTGATGGCGCAGCCGCAGGCGCTCGACGAGATCCTCGAAGCTGGGGCGAACAGGGCCCGCGCGATCGCCGCACCGACACTGGAGCGGGTGAAGGCGGCGGTCGGCGTCGGCTGA